The window AACGGACTACGAAAAAACATACCAGGCGAAGCGACTATATGAATTGCTGAAAGAATTGCAAGATAGAGGGCATGAAATCAAGGGGAGAAAGCGGGAAATTGTTGCGCAGTTAATGGGCGTATCTACCTCGCAAGTCGCACGGATGGAAAGTATAAACAATAAGCTGGTGCCTGAATTGAAAGAGGAATTCAAGGAGGGCAACGTCAATATCACGACTGCGTATGAAATTTCAAGGTTGCCGGAAGAACAGCAGCAAGAAGTGGTTGCAGAGCAAGAGGAAGGACAACCACTGACGCCGACAACAGCGAAAGAGAAGCGGGCTGAACATGATGCGAAGCCGATTGCGGACATTATTGTTGAAAAGAGTAACCAGGGCGCAGAAAAGATGTTCGAAGAGCGCTTCGGCTCGCTAGTAAAACAGTTTGCGAGTGTGCTTGAAGCATTGAATGACGTGGGCGATCCTGAGAAGCGCACTAAATACAGTAAAAAAATGTCTGACTTAGTGGCGAAAATAGAGGCAGCCTTGCCCAAGCCGGAAGAAATGGCGGACAAGGAATTTGAAGAGCGTCAAGTGACCATTTTTGATGAATTGACCGCTCGAAAATAGAAACGGGGGGCATTATGAGAAAAACATATAACCAATCTAAGGCCAATCTAGGAAAGCGATTAGAACGACTGCTTGATATGACACATTTACAGTATAAAAACAAAGGCGTTGCCGACATCAGGAAAGTTCCGACGCCTGTACAAATCAAGAGTAATAACAAAGGCAACATTACTGGATATGTAACGCGTGGGGAGTGGGTGGACTATGTTGGTGTGTACAATGGCCGGACCATCGTTTTCGACGCGAAAGAAACAAGTGTGAAAAATTTACCGCTGGATAACTTGCAAGAACATCAATACGAATTGTTAAAGTCTTGGCATGAAAAAGGCGCCATTGCTTTCCTGGTTGTCGAGTTCGCGAAAATGCATGAAGAAATCTATCTGTTGCCATTTAAGATATTGCAAGAATACTGGAATGCCCGTGAAGCGGGCGGCAGAAAGTCTATACCGCACAGCGCATTTGTCGAGCGGTGTGACTTAATTAGGAGCGAAGGCGGCGTTGTGCTGCATTACTTGAAACATTTAAAAGGGTGGAGGGAATAACGATGCTGGATATCACAAAAAGGAAAATGGTGACGACTCGCAAGGAGCATGAATGTTTCGGATGCCTGAAGACGGTCGATAAAGGTGAAGTGGCAGTGTGCATTACCGCTAAACAGGATGAGCAGCATATGAGATTTCATCTGCATTTGGAATGTAACAAAACCATTGCTAAAAGGAAAATTGAAATGGAACGCGGGTGCGTAAGCGAAGAAGAAGGATTTCTGTCTTCAGAAGTGACGCGATGGGAATGTTGGTGCTGCGGCATGACTCACACCGGAGGGGCTAGGTTGTGCGAAGTTTGTGGAGCGGAGGCGGAGCGAGTCGGAAAGGAGAGAGCGGAATGAGTGAGGTGCAAACGTTTGTGGGGATGGATTTCGGAAAGGTCGAAATACCGGTGATTGTCATTTATGAAAATCCGAAAGACTTTCCAGGGGAATTTGTAGGGCGGTTATTTGACGGAGTGAAACCAACAAAGTGGTACGCAAAGGGTGCGCACGAAGTCGATGTTGTCGGCAAGATACCAACGGGATTCGTGAGACTTGAACGGGCCTATTTAGACGAACCGCACATCGTATGTACTTATTTCTAACGGGAGGGAGCTTTCATGTGGTTATACGATCCATGTACAAACATTTTGAAAGAAATGTCGCTAAATGAAATTGCGGAAATAAACGGGACAAGCGAATCAAGTATTAGCAGGATGGCAAAAAGAAGAGGCAAAGCAAAGAATATAAATTGCTATGTGTTCAAAGAAAAACCTACCCTTGCGGAAAAAAGGAAGCTGTATAACAGCGAGATATACCAGGGGGAAGTTTGGAAACGGTATGAAAATACATGCTATGAAGCGTCTAACTTCGGAAGAGTCAGGAAGAACTACAAAACCACTACGGCCATACTTCTGCCATACAAGAAAAAGAAGTATATGGTCGTGAAGATTGAAGAGGGTGGGAAACGGGAAGAAAGGCGGCTGCGTGACATCATAGCAGATACATTCTTGAAAAAAGAAGACGGCAAAGAGTGCGTCGTGCATAAGAACGGGAATTATGGAGATTGCAGCGTTTGGAACATAGCGAGAATGTCCAGGACGGAAGTTGCTAGGAAGACAGGCGGAAAATCGAGGAGTCAAGCGGTTGTATTGGTAGACCAACGGACCTTGGAGGTTGTCGATTGGTGGGAATCAGCTCGTAAGGCGGCATTGGAGAGCTTCATGAGCCACCAGGCATTGAATGATCGTTGCAATGGTAAAGTACAGTCGCGAAAAGAAGGATATTTCATGTGGGAATCAGATTACGAAGAAGTATTTGCGTAAGGCGGCAGAAATACATTCAACGAAAAGAGGGAGCGGAATGCCGGACTTGGAGAAAATGCAGGCGCAAATAATAGGAAATTTAAGGATGGAGAAAAAAGCGCTAGAAGACAAAATTCAAGAACTTGAAAAGATGTTGAGTGGCAATGATGGAATGAGTGTAGAAGAAATCAAGGCGCAGTTCGTAGATTTACATCGCGATGTGCTAGTTGCCCGAGGTCATAGCGCCCACCTACGCCAAGCGTTGGAGTTTTATGCAGATGAAACAAAGTACGAAAAAATAGAGGGATATGATGGTGAAACAGAAATTTATATTGAACGCGACTGTGGAGAAAAAGCACGCCAAGCATTAGGAGCTTCATAGGATAGAAGCGCCCAACGACCAATTAAATGCTTCAATCAAGACACATTAGGCGTAACAGTGGGAGGGGAAATGATTGGTTAAATTACTATCACTCTTTGGCGGGATAGGGGCTGATATTAAAGCGCTGAAAAATTTGGGTGAAGAAGTTAAAACTATTGATTATGTCGAGTGGAAAGCGAATCGTGTCAAAGCCTACAATGCTATGAATCCTTTTCGTTACAAAACACAAGACGTGCGAACCTGGGATTTAAAGCCCGACATCCTTGTCCATGGTAGTCCGTGTCAGGATAATTCAGCGGCCAATCTAAATGATGATAAAGGGCGTTCTCAACTAATGCTTGAAACGCTCCGAATCATCAGTGAAATGGGTGAATGGCGTCCCTTGTTCGTGATTTGGGAAAACGTCAAAGGGGCAACGTTCAAAAAGAAACGTCCTATCTTCGATCAGTATTTAGAAGAAATGGAGAAGATGGGCTATACAAATTCATGGGATGTGTTGTCGTCGTTGGATTTCGGTATTCCGCAAAGTCGAGAGCGATTATTTTGTATTTCGATATTAGGTGATTCAGTTTTCGACTTTTCGAAATTAAGAAAACGCCCGATGCGTCCGTTAGATGAGTTTTTGCAAGACGAAGATGAAATTGATCTTGAAAAATACGTCGTCAAAATCCCTTCTATGCTCAGTAGGTTAGCTGATTTAGCGACGCCTGAATTGATAGAGGCTAACAAAAGCAAATTCCGGTACGTCGAGACAGTGAAAACGCATTTCGGGACGTTAACCGAGCGCCCGGATAGATGTCCGGGTCCGGGAGTATTGAAGACAAGTGATGGTCGTTATCGTTATCCAACGGAACGAGAGTATTGGCGCTTGATGGGCTTTGATGATGCAGACTTTGATCTAATGCTTCAGGAGTTTCCTGTCAAAGAAATTTATCGGAGCGCGACATTATACGCGCTTGCCGGCAACAGTATTGATGTTCAGGTGCTGGAAGCAATCTTTGAATTGCTGATAAGTGGTGATTATGCATCTGATTTTATATCTGATGACGCGGGGCAACTACGGCTGATTTACTGAACATGTGGCACATAAAGTGAGGGAGGAAAAACAATGGACGAAATTTTATGTCCTTCTTGCGGAGAAGAAATGAAGCATTGGAATCAAGGGATTTATGAATGCAAAGAATGCGGAACAATGATTGACGGGGATATTTTTGATGAAGAGGATGAAGAACTTTAACACGCAGACTGGAGGAGAGGTTTTTGAGAATGATAGAGACTAAGTTTCGCGGTAAGTCAATTATGCCAATCGATTATTTAGACATGATAGGCGTTGAGCATGCAGATGGGTGGATGGTCGGAAATTTGATTACAAATGGCGGAAAGCCTTATATCGTTGGTGATCTCACGGAAGCGACTGACGAGTATATAAATCATGAATTTTGGGCTGCTGTAGAACCAGGTTCAGTCGGGCAGGGTACGGGATTGGTAGATATAAAAGGCAATCAAATATATAACAGCGATTTAATTAAAGATGATGAGAATTTCGTTTGGGAAGTCATTTATAGTCAAGGTGCTTTTTATGCTCGATGTAACGATTTGATGGCGAGGCAACTGTTGTCATCTATTAATCTGTTTGGCGTTGTGGTAGGTAAAAAATACGAGAATCCGGATTTAATCGGTGCGTAATCGGACCATCGAGCGAAGGAGGTGGCAAGTTGGATAAAGAGTGTTATGTAAAAGAAAGCGGCAATTGGGTAGAGGCTGAATTTGTAGGGGTGTTTCAGTATTCAAACGTCATAGAACCTTCTTTGATGATTGGGGGACATTCGGGCGGAGTGATCGCGTACCCGGTAGCGGTTGTTAAAATGGACGGAAAAATAAAAGAAGTGAAACTTTCAAATGTGGTGTTTCAAGTACTGGAGTGATTCCTATTAATATTCATGACACGTTGAGTTTTAAATTAAACAGAATCAAACGATTGTTAATTGTGGTATTAGGAAGATTGGGAGTATGGAAGCTTATCTTCGCTATTTTAGAACCATGTAAAAACAAATGACATTCCTGTGTATTCGGCTATGTGAGGGAGGACAAATGATGGGTAATCATTTTGAGGAAACTGAGAAGTGGGCGGCGGAACGCTTGGATGAAATGCTGCTAGTGGATCGCTTTAAAGAGATGGGGAAAGCGGATGACCTCGTATTTCAGGCTTTGGTGTTCTTAGGGAACGGATCTCATCAATTGTCGTTAGGGACGACGGTTTTGAGGGGTGATGAAGAAATACCCGCAGAATTGAAGGGGGAACTTAAAGATATCCAACAACGACTGCATGATTACCAAGGCAAATTGAGGAGATTTCGGAAAGGTGGCGAAAATTGATGAAATACGGACTTTATTTAAACGAAAGCTTGATGGCAAAGTTCGAAACGGAAGACGAAGTTTATAGTGCGGCGGAATCGGAGGCGATGCTTAAAGGCGTTGCGCATGATGTTAAACAATTGTCCTTCGCTGTCGATGAAGATTTCTGCATTGATGATATTGATGGATGCGAATTCATTCATGACACATCAATCGGGAAAGCGATTATTTCGCTGGAAACAGACGGGGAGTGGGGGACGCCTACTGGCAGAATTGAGGTTGTTTATCCGGATGGCTCCGTAGGTAAAATAGAGCCGGACGACGCTCAACAGATGATTGATATCGGTAAATGGATTGTCTATAGATGACGAACGTTAATCGATTTCGGAAAGGCGGCGGTTGAAATCGAAAGGGATGAAATGATTCTGATTTGCAGCATGACGACAATGTACTCTGAAAGTTATTTGGAAAGTTTAAGTGATGAGGAATTAACGAAAATATATGAGCGCGTAATGAATCATTGACAAGGGAGGGGAGGATTTGGCGGAGATAGTAGAAATATCTTCGGTGGACATCGACTTCAAGAAAGGCGTATGCGCAATTTGTAAGAAAAAGCCCGTTGCCCGTTGGTGCGATTTCACGATTAAGTATGCGCACAACACGATATTCTTTCGAAGGTACCAAGATTTTAAAGAGGCTAACGCTTACGGTGCGCAAAACGAGCAATGCAATTTGCCGATGTGCAGCGACTGCGCAGCGGAACAAGACGGGGACATGCACTTATGCCCGCATCATCAAAAGTTAATGGGGCAGGTGGAGCAGCAAGAAGAATACCTCCGTATGAGGCAAAAGCGCGAAACGTTCGAGATAAATATGAAAATAATGGAGCCGTCGTCGTTAGATCAAGAAGATATGAACGGGAAAGGGTTCTACTTCAAAGTAAAAGAGGTCATAGATGGAAATTTAGAGCTTGAAAAGGAGAATGAGCGACTGAAGAAGGAGGTCAAAGGATTAAAAAGCGAGTTAGAAGGATTTCGGAACGGGCAGATGAGCTTATTTTGAAAAGAAAAAGCAGCCAGGGACCGCCAAGGACCCAGCTGCTTCGTTTGAACCGAGTAACCAACTCAGCCAACTCAACAACAATATTGTAGCACGAGGGAGGGCGAAGTGAATGAAAAAGGGGCAGCGGAGAAAACAAAGGGAAAAACGGTGGTTAAAGAAACGTGCCAGGGAGCAAAGGAGAAAAAGATTTATTGAAGGATTTCGCAACCATTTTGTCAGAAAAGGAATTTTGGACAAGTAAAGCAAAAGGCAAGGGGGCGCTCGTTTTCTGCTCGCTTGCTGTTTGCGTAACGGGAGGGCGATCGAAATGCGGAAAGAAGAAATTGAAAGAGTGGTAAACGAGAACCGTGGCGAAATAGAAAAGGCGGCGGTGGCGGCGGGAGTGAGCGTTGAACATCTAACGGAATCGGTAGCGATTTTAACGCGTAGTTTTATTGCTGTCGCGGAGGCTATAGGCAAGGCATTGGGAATTTTAAGGGAATTCGGGGAACAAGTTTACGAAGGATTGAAAGAGAATGCCAGGAGGGACAAAGACCGAAAGAACAAGAAACAACGCTTTAAAATAGATTTTAAAAGGCCTGAAATCAGACACCAGGTAACATGTCGAAAGCCGAAATTCACAGTACGAAAAATTATTCACTGACAAGGCGGTGAGCGCTTTGAAAGAGCTGCTGAAAACGTATAGAAACACATTGGAAGACGTTGTGGATCAGGTAGAGCGCTTGCGATATATGAAATCGACAGCGGAGGGTTATTGTGAAAGTGAAGAGGACTATAAAGTTTTGACTGCCGCTGCTGTCGATTTGGAATTCGTCGTGCAGTGGTTAGAAAGGGGATACCGAAAAGATACGCATTTTCGCGGAATTGAGAAATTGGATGCGTACAATTTAGGAGAAATAGCCAACGGAGTTACAAAGATTAAGAGGACGAGAAGTTACCAGCACGCAGTAGATCCTTACTTGATGGATTATTATATCGAGGATGAAGGAGCTCGGCTGCCTTTCGTGAACGTGATTGAAGAAGATACAAGAACAGTAGAGGAAAAAGAGCAGGACGAAATACTTGATGCGAAAGAAAAAGCAATCGAAAAAGGGCTGTTCATAAAGTTAGAAGAAGCGCAGGCGGTGTTAAGTCGTGATGATATATATATGCTGCTGTCGCATCAACAAGGTTTCTCGCAAGAGGAAATGGGCCAAGAATTAGGAATCACAAGGCAAGCTGTTTCTAAGAGGATTAAAAGCATCAGAAGGAAGTTGGAAAGTATCGGAATCGAAAGGGCGGATCTGTGATGAAGCGTGTAATGCCGATTCGTGACAAAGAGAAAGTGCGGGAGATTAAAGCTTATTTGAAGAAAAAGAACGAAAGAGATTACATACTTTTCATGATCGGTATTAATGCAGGGCTGCGAGTGTCAGATATATTACCCTTGCGCGTTCGAGATGTGCGAGGGGAATATATCGAAGTGATTGAACAGAAGACTGCGAAGCTCAGACAGATTCCGATTAACAGCTCTTTGAAGAGTGCATTGAATGTATATGTGCGAGGTAAGAAGGATAACGATTATCTTATAAAGAGCCGGGAGGGCATGAACCAGCCGATAGGTAGGTGGACAGCCTGGAAGATCATCAAAGACGCGGGCGTTGAGGTAGGGCTGCTGAACTTAGGAACACACAGTATGCGCAAGACGTTTGGCTATAACTATTACAGGAGAACTAAAGACATCCAAACGCTATGTAAAATGCTGGGTCATAGTGATGAAGAGATCACGAAAAGGTACATCGGAATAGAAGATGATTTCATACGAGAACAGTATCTAAAGCACACGAACTTATAAACCGTAGTGCTCTTTCTTTTCCGCTACAATCAAACATAATTTATCAAGCGTTAGACTGACGATGAAATAAATTTGAAAGTCAGTGTTACCAACGCTTTAGGATAGGTGCATGAACCAAACAGAATATATAGATATGTTAGATTGATAGGAAAGGGGTTGCGACTACGGATATGAGTGAGAAGAACGTAACGACAATAGGTGCGTCATTAGGTGGCTTTGAAGCAACGTAAAGCCTTGATGCCATTGGGTTTATTGGCTCTGGATTTTTTCACGGGTCCTTCCCCAGGGGGTGGCCCTATACGGGGCTAACGAGTCCCGGGAATCGACCGTTTTTATTTGAAAAAAAATACTACGGAACTACGGAATGGGGGGATCAGTGCATGGACGGCTTTCGTGAAGATGAAGGCAGGTTGCTGATTACATCGAACCGACTATGCAAATTTCTAGAAGTTACTGATAAGACATTAACCAACTGGCGTCGCCAAGGATGCCCGCAGCATAGTCGCGGATGGTGGGATTTACAAAGTGTAATAAAATGGCGTGGTGTAATTCAGGCTAATGAAGATGATCCTGTTGCAAAAAAATCCGTAAACCTTCAGCAGAAAAAACTTGTGGCAGAAGTCGCATACAAAGAAGCCCAGGCGGAATTGACGCGAATAAAAACGGATCTTGCGGATGGTAAGTATATTGATAGAGAAACGGTAGAAGCGGAGCTTACACGCTTCTTTATGGTGTTTAGAAAATCGGCAATGTCGTTGTCGCGAAAATTATCGAAAATTGTAGCTGACTACGTAGAGCCGATTGAAGCGAGTCGAGTTGAAAAGGAATTGTCGGAAACTATAGCTGATGCACTCGATCAGATGAGCGTGGATGGTGTGTATAGTGCAAAGAAAACGAAAAGGTGAATGGCCATCCTTTATTACTAATTCGCTCACATCGTTAAAACCACCAGAGAAATTGAAAGTAAGCGAATGGGCAGAGAAACATAGAGTGCTGGATGGTAAGTCCAGCGCTATTCCTGGGGCATGGCGTAACGAAGTCACGCCTTATTTAGTTGAAATAATGGATGAATTTAATAATGTAGACACGGAAGAGATTATTTTTGTTAAGCCGACACAAGTAGGCGGAACTGAAGCGTTACAAAATGCACTTGGATATATCGTTATGCAAGATCCAGACTCTACGATGATCGTGTACCCGTCGAAAGAACTTGCAGAGAGTGTATCGAAAAACCGACTGCGTCCAATGTTGCGAATTTCCAAAGGGCTGCGTGAAAAATATTATGACGATAAATCAGAAGAGTTAGAACTTCAGTGCGAGGATATGTATATAAGTTTAGAGGGTGCTAATTCGCCAGCTGCGCTTTCCTCGAAGCCGATTCGATATTTATTCATGGATGAAGTCGATAAGTATCCTGGTGCTACGAAAAAGGAAGCAGATCCTATTCGATTAGCACGAGAGCGTACGAAGACTTATACCACTAATAAAAAGATATTCATTACTTCAACGCCAACTTTGCGCACGGGCCACATTTGGAAAGCGAAAGAAAACGCGGATATCGTAAAACACTATACTGTCCCGTGTCCTCACTGCGGAGAGTATATCGAGTTGGTGTTTAAGCAAGTGAAGTGGCCTAAAGGCGATGAAATGTCCGATGTAGATCGAGCTGAACATGCATTCTACGCTTGTCAGATGTGCGGGAATATTATTAATGATCGTCATAAAGCCCAGATGGTTCGTTATGGACAATGGAAAGTCGTTGAGAAAAAAACCGAGTTTCCTCGAAAGGTCGCTTATTGGATGAATACTTTATATTCTCCGTTCGTCAGATTTAGCGAGATAGCGAAGGAGTTCCTTAGCACGAAACACGATGATGAAGCATTGCAAAACTTCGTAAATTCGTGGCTCGCTGAACCTTGGGAGTCCACAAAACTAAGGACGAATGCCGACATGGTGCTTGAACGTCAAACTGAATTCGAGCAATTCGAAGTTCCGGAATGGACAGAGTTCCTAACAGCAGGCGTTGACGTCCAGGAAACAAGTTTGTATTTCACGATAAGAGCATGGGGGCCGTATATCACGAGCCAAAACATACTACATGGCCACGTATTCAGCTGGAAAGAGATCGAGCGAGTTATGAACTCGGAATTCAAAAACCGGAACGGAGAGACCTTCATAGTTAATCTTTGTGGCGTTGACTCGGGAGACCAGACCGATGATGTGTACGATTTTTGTGCAAAAAATAGCGAGTGGGCAATCCCGGTGAAAGGGGTAGGTGGAGGGCATTCGTATTTCAAAATCAGCACAATCAACAAAGCGCACTCCACCGCTTACGGGATGCGTCTGTTGCTCGTTGATGGCGGAAAATATAAAGATATGATCGCTTCGCGGATGATGAAACCTAACGGTGAGGGTAGCTGGATGGTGTATAAAGATTGTGATCGTGAATACGCCGAGCAGGTTACGGCCGAACACAAAGTTAAAGTAAAAGGCGGCGCCGGAGTCACTAAAGAGGTATGGGTTCCGAAAACTTCACATGCAGATAATCACTATTTGGATTGCGAAGTATACGCGCTTGCTGTAGCCGATGTGCTCGGCGTAAGAAGTTTGAATTTGATGCAGGAGTCACAGGAAGATGAGCCGGAGCAGGATGTGAATAGTCAAGCTGAAGAATTTAACAACGGTTGGTTAGACGTCGGGAAAAAATGGTTGTAGGAGGTGAGAATGATGAATGTGTCGGAGCAGTTACAACAAATAAATAATGCGATTGCTGCCATTGAAATCGGAGGGCAAGAGTACCAAATCGGTTCAAGGCGGTTGAAGCGTGCGGATTTGTCGTTGCTTTACCAGCGGCAAAAAGAGTTGCAGGCGCAAGTGGAAGCTCAACAGTCAGACGGTCTAGTCTTGGCTAATACGTCTGTTGCTACTTTTGATAGGAGGTAATGGAGTGAACTTTTTAGATAGAACCATT of the Sporosarcina sp. FSL K6-1508 genome contains:
- a CDS encoding peptidylprolyl isomerase, whose amino-acid sequence is MNVSEQLQQINNAIAAIEIGGQEYQIGSRRLKRADLSLLYQRQKELQAQVEAQQSDGLVLANTSVATFDRR
- a CDS encoding Holliday junction resolvase RecU, which produces MRKTYNQSKANLGKRLERLLDMTHLQYKNKGVADIRKVPTPVQIKSNNKGNITGYVTRGEWVDYVGVYNGRTIVFDAKETSVKNLPLDNLQEHQYELLKSWHEKGAIAFLVVEFAKMHEEIYLLPFKILQEYWNAREAGGRKSIPHSAFVERCDLIRSEGGVVLHYLKHLKGWRE
- a CDS encoding HTH domain-containing protein, with product MKELLKTYRNTLEDVVDQVERLRYMKSTAEGYCESEEDYKVLTAAAVDLEFVVQWLERGYRKDTHFRGIEKLDAYNLGEIANGVTKIKRTRSYQHAVDPYLMDYYIEDEGARLPFVNVIEEDTRTVEEKEQDEILDAKEKAIEKGLFIKLEEAQAVLSRDDIYMLLSHQQGFSQEEMGQELGITRQAVSKRIKSIRRKLESIGIERADL
- a CDS encoding DNA cytosine methyltransferase — translated: MVKLLSLFGGIGADIKALKNLGEEVKTIDYVEWKANRVKAYNAMNPFRYKTQDVRTWDLKPDILVHGSPCQDNSAANLNDDKGRSQLMLETLRIISEMGEWRPLFVIWENVKGATFKKKRPIFDQYLEEMEKMGYTNSWDVLSSLDFGIPQSRERLFCISILGDSVFDFSKLRKRPMRPLDEFLQDEDEIDLEKYVVKIPSMLSRLADLATPELIEANKSKFRYVETVKTHFGTLTERPDRCPGPGVLKTSDGRYRYPTEREYWRLMGFDDADFDLMLQEFPVKEIYRSATLYALAGNSIDVQVLEAIFELLISGDYASDFISDDAGQLRLIY
- a CDS encoding phage terminase large subunit family protein, producing the protein MQRKRKGEWPSFITNSLTSLKPPEKLKVSEWAEKHRVLDGKSSAIPGAWRNEVTPYLVEIMDEFNNVDTEEIIFVKPTQVGGTEALQNALGYIVMQDPDSTMIVYPSKELAESVSKNRLRPMLRISKGLREKYYDDKSEELELQCEDMYISLEGANSPAALSSKPIRYLFMDEVDKYPGATKKEADPIRLARERTKTYTTNKKIFITSTPTLRTGHIWKAKENADIVKHYTVPCPHCGEYIELVFKQVKWPKGDEMSDVDRAEHAFYACQMCGNIINDRHKAQMVRYGQWKVVEKKTEFPRKVAYWMNTLYSPFVRFSEIAKEFLSTKHDDEALQNFVNSWLAEPWESTKLRTNADMVLERQTEFEQFEVPEWTEFLTAGVDVQETSLYFTIRAWGPYITSQNILHGHVFSWKEIERVMNSEFKNRNGETFIVNLCGVDSGDQTDDVYDFCAKNSEWAIPVKGVGGGHSYFKISTINKAHSTAYGMRLLLVDGGKYKDMIASRMMKPNGEGSWMVYKDCDREYAEQVTAEHKVKVKGGAGVTKEVWVPKTSHADNHYLDCEVYALAVADVLGVRSLNLMQESQEDEPEQDVNSQAEEFNNGWLDVGKKWL
- a CDS encoding ParB/RepB/Spo0J family partition protein yields the protein MAKFSLTDLMSEQSKGAAETKQSPFKIEHIQLEKLYPSKMNKYIVEDIRELKSSIELTGLQQNLLVRPKGDGYEVLSGHRRLKAMVELYDEGNEQFKTAPCKITRAADDIQAELQLILANSTSRELTDYEKTYQAKRLYELLKELQDRGHEIKGRKREIVAQLMGVSTSQVARMESINNKLVPELKEEFKEGNVNITTAYEISRLPEEQQQEVVAEQEEGQPLTPTTAKEKRAEHDAKPIADIIVEKSNQGAEKMFEERFGSLVKQFASVLEALNDVGDPEKRTKYSKKMSDLVAKIEAALPKPEEMADKEFEERQVTIFDELTARK
- a CDS encoding YopX family protein codes for the protein MIETKFRGKSIMPIDYLDMIGVEHADGWMVGNLITNGGKPYIVGDLTEATDEYINHEFWAAVEPGSVGQGTGLVDIKGNQIYNSDLIKDDENFVWEVIYSQGAFYARCNDLMARQLLSSINLFGVVVGKKYENPDLIGA
- a CDS encoding site-specific integrase; this translates as MKRVMPIRDKEKVREIKAYLKKKNERDYILFMIGINAGLRVSDILPLRVRDVRGEYIEVIEQKTAKLRQIPINSSLKSALNVYVRGKKDNDYLIKSREGMNQPIGRWTAWKIIKDAGVEVGLLNLGTHSMRKTFGYNYYRRTKDIQTLCKMLGHSDEEITKRYIGIEDDFIREQYLKHTNL